A stretch of Henckelia pumila isolate YLH828 chromosome 4, ASM3356847v2, whole genome shotgun sequence DNA encodes these proteins:
- the LOC140867212 gene encoding VQ motif-containing protein 11-like: MAASSSSSTTTNSISAPSFPPTFPNVSDPASIPNTTFVQADPSTFRAVVQRLTGKAASSEMGPRRPPFKLHERRPTAARRLEIKLNNGVNGGSNASTSATLHSHFSSPRTLHRHFLVENMVMVSPVSPLEYLAARGGPNTPRSSVEDEDRAIAEKGYYLHPSPLSTPRGYDPPELLPLFPLQSPRDNYNNSNNNSSS; this comes from the coding sequence ATGGCGgcttcttcttcctcctccaccaCCACCAACTCCATCTCCGCCCCTTCATTCCCACCCACATTCCCCAACGTATCCGATCCCGCCTCCATTCCCAACACCACCTTCGTCCAAGCCGACCCGTCGACTTTCCGAGCCGTCGTCCAAAGACTCACCGGGAAAGCAGCCTCATCCGAAATGGGTCCCCGGAGGCCCCCCTTCAAGCTCCACGAGAGGAGGCCGACCGCCGCGAGGAGGCTGGAGATCAAGCTCAACAACGGCGTCAATGGCGGCTCCAATGCGAGCACCTCCGCGACGTTACATTCTCATTTCTCTTCTCCGAGGACCCTTCACCGGCATTTCCTCGTGGAGAATATGGTGATGGTCTCGCCGGTGTCGCCGTTGGAGTACTTGGCGGCGCGTGGGGGTCCGAATACTCCGAGGTCGAGTGTGGAAGATGAAGATAGAGCAATTGCTGAAAAGGGTTACTACTTGCACCCGAGTCCGTTAAGCACTCCGAGAGGATACGACCCGCCGGAGCTCCTGCCATTGTTTCCGCTGCAGTCACCGAgagataattataataatagtaataataattcTTCCTCTTGA